From the genome of Cyanobacteria bacterium GSL.Bin1, one region includes:
- a CDS encoding homoserine kinase, with protein sequence MAFSQVTVQVPATTANLGPGFDCLGVALSLHNWFQFTKQAAGTSPVEIIVQGQEAAGVSTNTNNLLYRAFSQFYEDFGETPPPIKIEIELGVPLSRGLGSSATAIVGGLLAANTFAGHPLEDRDLLRSAIALEGHPDNIVPAFLGGCRLAVPTEKDWEIAEIPWSEKLVPVVAIPNFELSTEAARAVLPSQFSRDVAIFNAAHLGLLLRAIETGRGDWLRVGMQDQLHQPYRQQLITGYTAVEAAALTAGAYGVAISGAGPTILAITSMGDAPSVAQEMQTAWQKEGIAATVEVLHVNTTGATFQTRK encoded by the coding sequence ATGGCTTTTTCTCAAGTGACTGTGCAAGTTCCCGCGACAACTGCTAACCTCGGACCAGGGTTTGATTGTCTAGGAGTTGCTTTAAGCCTTCATAATTGGTTTCAGTTTACAAAACAAGCAGCTGGCACTTCTCCAGTTGAGATTATTGTTCAGGGCCAAGAAGCAGCAGGGGTGAGTACCAACACGAATAATTTACTTTATCGAGCGTTCAGTCAATTCTATGAGGATTTTGGTGAAACCCCCCCTCCTATTAAAATCGAGATTGAGTTAGGAGTGCCTCTCTCGCGGGGCTTAGGCAGTTCAGCAACGGCAATTGTCGGGGGGTTGCTAGCAGCCAATACGTTTGCCGGACATCCATTAGAAGATCGTGATTTATTACGAAGCGCGATCGCGCTAGAAGGACATCCCGATAATATTGTCCCCGCCTTTCTGGGCGGTTGTCGTTTAGCTGTCCCCACCGAGAAGGATTGGGAAATTGCAGAAATTCCTTGGTCAGAAAAATTAGTCCCCGTGGTGGCAATTCCGAACTTTGAACTCTCTACTGAAGCCGCGCGAGCCGTGTTACCTTCACAATTTTCTCGTGATGTTGCTATTTTTAATGCCGCACACCTGGGGTTATTATTACGCGCGATCGAAACGGGACGGGGGGATTGGTTACGAGTGGGAATGCAAGACCAACTGCACCAACCCTATCGTCAACAACTTATTACTGGCTATACGGCGGTAGAAGCAGCTGCCCTCACAGCAGGCGCTTATGGCGTTGCGATTAGCGGTGCCGGTCCAACCATACTGGCGATTACTAGTATGGGGGATGCCCCATCTGTTGCTCAAGAAATGCAAACAGCATGGCAAAAAGAAGGAATCGCCGCCACGGTCGAAGTCCTACACGTTAACACCACTGGCGCAACGTTTCAAACACGGAAGTAG